In a genomic window of Nothobranchius furzeri strain GRZ-AD chromosome 14, NfurGRZ-RIMD1, whole genome shotgun sequence:
- the LOC107377130 gene encoding glycoprotein hormone beta-5 yields the protein MPFHPPSLSVLILLVAVAAVVSVSMTTTLQSFRGCAVRDFSFVAFKPGCRGLHITTEACWGRCHTWERPILEPPFIHRHHRVCTYSRIRHMTARLPGCQPNVSALYHYPMALHCHCSICSTQDTECETF from the exons ATGCCCTTCCATCCTCCATCCCTCTCCGTTCTCATCCTCCTAGTTGCCGTGGCAGCTGTGGTGTCTGTCTCCATGACAACAACGCTCCAAAGCTTCCGGGGCTGCGCAGTGCGTGATTTCTCCTTTGTGGCTTTTAAGCCCGGCTGCAGGGGGCTGCACATCACCACAGAAGCCTGCTGGGGGCGCTGTCACACCTGGGAG AGACCCATACTTGAGCCCCCGTTCATCCACCGACACCACCGCGTGTGCACCTACAGTCGTATCCGACACATGACGGCCCGCCTGCCGGGCTGCCAGCCCAACGTCTCAGCTCTGTACCACTACCCCATGGCGCTGCACTGCCACTGCTCCATCTGCTCCACACAGGACACGGAGTGTGAGACGTTCTGA